In the Candidatus Electrothrix sp. GW3-4 genome, one interval contains:
- a CDS encoding MFS transporter, with product MTSQERALLSATGYGHFLSHFNMLVFPALVLPLSKNFGLDLASTLDLGFWMYLLFGITALPWGMLADKFGSRPLLALFYLGSGCSGLAAAIYSDSPFAFQLALASIGLFSGIYHPAGLGWIAVGVSRTAAAMAINGIFGSLGLAMGPLLAGLINWLFEIEAVYLCLGVMNLAGILFLLLTNKATTDTQQYKDSPSLHIEKEAFSAWRGFVILLGCMMLGGVVYRGATVTLPPLFELNLPAVVTTVNSLFQATTISGNVVATVTIGMLYLIGMYGQYMGGRFGERFDLRYGYLGFHLITIPFAFLIGMVTNIPLILLAALHSFFLLGMQPLENTLVARLTPAWMRSSAYGMKFILTFGVGAVSVKLIKFIEQGWGLPLVFPVLGTVSILLVMMIGVLILSTQHIRS from the coding sequence ATGACGAGCCAAGAACGCGCTCTTTTAAGCGCCACCGGGTACGGCCATTTTTTGAGCCATTTTAACATGCTGGTTTTTCCGGCCCTCGTCCTTCCCCTCTCAAAGAACTTTGGCCTTGACCTCGCCTCAACACTTGACCTTGGATTCTGGATGTACCTCCTCTTCGGGATAACGGCCCTGCCGTGGGGGATGCTGGCTGATAAATTCGGCTCCAGGCCCTTATTAGCGCTCTTTTATCTCGGCAGTGGCTGCTCTGGGTTGGCAGCGGCGATTTATTCAGATAGCCCCTTTGCCTTCCAGCTTGCCCTTGCCAGCATCGGGCTTTTTTCCGGGATATATCACCCAGCTGGTCTTGGCTGGATAGCAGTTGGGGTTTCCCGTACAGCTGCCGCAATGGCAATCAACGGGATCTTCGGTAGTCTCGGCCTTGCGATGGGCCCCTTGTTGGCTGGCCTCATCAACTGGTTATTCGAGATTGAGGCGGTCTACCTCTGCTTAGGGGTGATGAACTTAGCAGGGATACTCTTTCTCCTGCTCACCAACAAGGCAACCACAGACACGCAGCAGTACAAGGACTCACCATCCCTCCATATTGAAAAAGAGGCGTTTTCCGCCTGGAGAGGATTTGTTATCCTCCTCGGTTGTATGATGCTGGGCGGAGTAGTTTATCGTGGGGCAACAGTGACCTTGCCTCCCCTGTTTGAGCTCAATCTGCCCGCAGTGGTCACCACGGTGAACAGCCTCTTTCAAGCCACCACCATATCGGGTAACGTCGTCGCCACTGTAACCATTGGTATGCTTTATCTAATTGGGATGTATGGTCAATATATGGGGGGCCGCTTCGGGGAACGCTTTGACCTGCGCTACGGTTACCTGGGATTCCATCTGATAACCATCCCCTTTGCCTTTCTCATCGGTATGGTAACGAATATACCCTTGATCCTGCTGGCAGCGCTGCATTCCTTTTTCCTGCTGGGCATGCAGCCCTTGGAAAACACCCTGGTGGCCAGACTTACTCCTGCCTGGATGCGGAGTTCTGCCTATGGCATGAAGTTTATCCTGACATTCGGCGTAGGTGCTGTCTCTGTCAAACTCATTAAGTTTATTGAACAAGGATGGGGTCTCCCTCTTGTTTTTCCGGTCTTGGGAACGGTTTCAATCCTTCTCGTGATGATGATCGGCGTTTTGATTTTGTCAACCCAGCACATCCGCTCTTGA
- a CDS encoding transglycosylase SLT domain-containing protein, which translates to MRSGQMSINKLVIHLELAVLGFVLVVLFLSALDRGGSKSEPESAAQSEQVQTRTSEHQEAEAIQTPLFTDVHVAPRQRETWLGDLDDILKREQLRVLIPFSRTFFFQANGQEMGLSTEILKLYEQFLNDQVVLGDKKMEFIFLPTPQERLIEELLAGKGDIAVADMQLPPGQEKSVTVVSPVATEIQEILVTGPNSPQFKSIFNLSGQKITLRENSPYVASLQKLNNTLTSIGRKPVTIHFADAFLDDEDLLEMTAAGLLPMTVVDSHIGEFWATVFHSLKLHTKIALRTAKEMTWMIRPDALLLRESISYFKETSYLPQDGHRTLTQYYRQKGGFLTNNLKLSALERYYSMMPLFEKYGKKYSFPPLLLTALAYQESELDPSWLGEDGEVGLMGIHPSAALQAGLKTDLEQIRKPEENIRTATRYLRFLADHYFFSSRLSEMDRNLMALAAYISSPEQVIAARKKAALAGYNPDIWFNHVETTIANEQGKDIAQDVRNIHKYLKSYEYFLERTEKAEQQ; encoded by the coding sequence ATGCGGTCTGGACAGATGAGTATCAATAAACTGGTTATACATTTAGAGCTCGCTGTACTCGGCTTTGTCCTGGTTGTGCTGTTTCTCTCAGCTCTCGATCGTGGCGGCAGCAAGAGTGAACCTGAAAGCGCTGCGCAGAGCGAGCAGGTACAGACGAGAACGAGCGAACACCAAGAAGCTGAGGCCATCCAGACACCGCTCTTTACCGACGTCCATGTTGCGCCGCGCCAACGCGAGACATGGCTCGGCGATCTTGACGACATACTGAAACGCGAACAACTCCGGGTCCTGATCCCCTTTTCCCGTACCTTCTTTTTCCAGGCAAACGGACAGGAGATGGGCCTGAGCACCGAGATACTCAAGTTATACGAGCAATTTCTTAATGATCAGGTAGTCCTCGGTGACAAGAAAATGGAGTTTATCTTCTTGCCAACCCCTCAAGAACGCCTGATTGAAGAGCTGTTGGCTGGCAAAGGCGATATTGCGGTTGCTGATATGCAACTGCCGCCGGGGCAAGAAAAGTCTGTTACTGTTGTTTCCCCTGTTGCTACGGAAATCCAGGAGATCCTGGTGACTGGCCCCAATTCACCCCAGTTTAAAAGCATTTTTAATCTGTCAGGTCAGAAAATTACTCTCCGCGAGAACAGTCCCTATGTGGCCAGCTTACAAAAACTGAACAATACCCTGACCTCCATCGGGAGAAAACCAGTGACAATTCACTTTGCTGATGCCTTTCTTGACGATGAAGATCTCTTAGAGATGACAGCAGCAGGCCTGCTGCCCATGACTGTGGTTGATAGTCATATCGGAGAATTCTGGGCAACGGTTTTTCATAGTTTAAAGCTGCATACGAAGATTGCCTTACGAACTGCCAAAGAGATGACCTGGATGATTCGGCCAGACGCCCTCTTGCTTCGAGAAAGTATAAGCTATTTCAAAGAGACCAGCTATCTCCCCCAGGATGGGCACCGTACGCTCACGCAATACTATCGCCAAAAAGGCGGATTTCTCACGAATAACCTGAAACTTTCTGCCCTGGAGCGCTATTACAGCATGATGCCCCTCTTTGAAAAATATGGCAAGAAGTATTCGTTTCCCCCGTTATTGTTAACAGCCCTTGCCTATCAGGAATCCGAACTTGATCCCTCTTGGCTTGGTGAGGACGGCGAAGTAGGGCTGATGGGTATTCATCCCTCTGCAGCCCTTCAGGCGGGTTTAAAAACAGACCTGGAACAAATCCGAAAACCAGAAGAGAATATTCGGACAGCGACCCGTTATCTCCGCTTCTTAGCTGACCATTATTTTTTTTCCTCAAGATTGAGCGAAATGGACCGAAATTTAATGGCCTTGGCCGCTTATATCTCAAGTCCTGAGCAGGTTATTGCTGCAAGAAAAAAAGCGGCCTTGGCTGGCTATAATCCTGATATCTGGTTCAACCATGTTGAAACAACAATAGCCAACGAGCAGGGAAAGGATATTGCGCAGGATGTTCGCAACATACACAAATATCTTAAATCATATGAGTATTTTCTCGAACGTACCGAGAAAGCAGAGCAGCAATAA